A stretch of Lewinella sp. 4G2 DNA encodes these proteins:
- a CDS encoding glycosyltransferase family 2 protein, producing the protein MVSICIPTYQYDVTKLVLRLQEQMDEVDFPTELLVYDDASPQVPGWWASKQKLERRGTVLKRLEHNLGRGKIRNQLVRDARFPFVLLLDADAAVPNDFLATYGRHLNLHQPILPLLLIGGRTYAEDPPTDRSLHLHWWYGRKRESTDRPYRENPFHGFQSNNFVASRQLLLDRPFPEDAIGYGHEDTLWGQQLEGKGITLKRIDNPVVHLGLEPAPTFLRKQREAILNLARLRSQHPHLRTRLTDLYEKAPLMGKLVKLLPEKILIQYLMEVKKPDLRGLDALKLRWYAEEMGKRN; encoded by the coding sequence ATGGTAAGTATCTGCATCCCTACTTATCAGTACGACGTTACGAAACTCGTTCTTCGTTTGCAGGAGCAGATGGACGAAGTAGATTTTCCTACCGAACTCCTGGTTTATGATGATGCGAGCCCGCAGGTGCCGGGTTGGTGGGCCAGTAAACAAAAGCTGGAGCGGCGGGGGACCGTACTCAAACGCCTGGAACACAACCTCGGCCGGGGGAAGATCCGTAACCAATTGGTCCGCGACGCGCGCTTCCCTTTCGTGCTATTGTTGGACGCCGACGCGGCCGTACCGAACGACTTCCTCGCCACCTACGGGCGCCACCTCAACCTCCACCAACCGATCCTCCCCCTCCTACTGATTGGCGGGCGAACCTACGCCGAAGATCCACCCACCGACCGCAGTCTCCACCTCCACTGGTGGTACGGACGGAAACGGGAGAGTACGGACCGGCCGTACCGGGAGAATCCTTTTCACGGGTTCCAATCCAACAACTTTGTCGCCTCCCGCCAGCTGTTGCTGGACCGCCCCTTCCCGGAAGACGCCATCGGCTACGGCCACGAGGATACGCTGTGGGGTCAACAGCTGGAGGGGAAGGGCATCACGCTGAAGCGCATCGATAACCCCGTCGTCCACCTGGGTTTAGAACCGGCGCCGACCTTTCTCCGGAAGCAGCGGGAGGCCATCCTGAATTTAGCCCGCCTCCGGTCCCAACACCCGCACCTGCGTACGCGCCTAACGGATCTGTACGAGAAGGCTCCCCTCATGGGAAAGCTGGTAAAACTACTGCCAGAAAAGATCCTGATACAATACCTGATGGAAGTGAAAAAGCCGGACCTGCGGGGCCTCGATGCGCTAAAGCTCCGGTGGTACGCGGAGGAAATGGGGAAGCGTAATTAG
- a CDS encoding L-histidine N(alpha)-methyltransferase, which produces MNHSAHSAFATETLEGLRAKPKRLSSKWFYDDRGDKLFQAIMAMPEYYLTNCEREIFQSAAPDLLAQMRGQAFDLVELGAGDGSKTQFLIEHFIAEGADFTYRPIDISMHAIEMLGSLIDRRWPQLTFQPVQGEYLAALDRLGQGGADRRRLVLFPGANVGNFTVAEAATFMLQLGTYLRPGDLLLTGFDLKKDPAQILAAYNDPAGHTAAFNLNLLHRINRELGADFQTNAFRHWETYDPVSGAARSFIVTQGKQTVHLADLDETIEFEPFEAISVEVSQKYSRREIQELAAEANFRFIRNFEDSKGWFADSLWAVGA; this is translated from the coding sequence ATGAATCACTCCGCTCATTCCGCCTTTGCCACCGAAACGCTGGAGGGTTTGCGCGCCAAGCCCAAACGCCTGTCGAGCAAGTGGTTCTACGACGACCGTGGGGATAAGCTCTTCCAAGCCATCATGGCCATGCCAGAATATTATCTGACGAATTGCGAACGGGAGATCTTCCAAAGCGCGGCGCCGGACCTGCTGGCGCAGATGCGGGGCCAGGCCTTCGATCTGGTGGAACTAGGCGCGGGCGATGGCTCCAAGACCCAATTCCTCATCGAGCACTTCATTGCGGAGGGGGCGGACTTCACTTACCGGCCGATCGACATCAGCATGCACGCCATCGAAATGCTGGGGAGCCTGATCGACCGCCGCTGGCCACAACTGACCTTCCAACCCGTGCAGGGCGAATACCTCGCGGCGCTCGATCGCCTCGGGCAGGGTGGGGCAGACCGCCGCCGGCTCGTCCTCTTTCCGGGCGCCAACGTGGGCAACTTTACCGTGGCCGAAGCAGCCACCTTTATGCTTCAACTGGGCACCTACCTCCGTCCCGGAGATCTGTTGCTGACGGGTTTTGATCTCAAGAAGGACCCCGCGCAAATCCTGGCGGCCTACAACGATCCGGCGGGGCACACCGCCGCTTTCAACCTCAATCTATTACACCGCATCAACCGGGAACTGGGGGCGGACTTCCAAACCAATGCCTTCCGCCACTGGGAAACCTACGACCCTGTCTCCGGTGCCGCCCGCAGCTTCATCGTCACCCAGGGTAAGCAGACCGTTCATTTGGCGGACCTGGACGAGACCATCGAGTTCGAGCCCTTCGAGGCCATTTCCGTAGAGGTGAGCCAGAAGTACAGCCGCCGTGAGATCCAGGAACTCGCCGCCGAAGCCAACTTCCGCTTCATCCGTAATTTCGAGGATAGCAAAGGTTGGTTCGCCGATAGTTTGTGGGCGGTTGGTGCCTGA
- the egtB gene encoding ergothioneine biosynthesis protein EgtB → MTKSIDSNTSLADHFLVVRQQSVALCAPLRPEDYVVQPYPDVSPPKWHLGHVTWFFENFILAEYVDGYTPYDTALNWFFNSYYESQGPRITRSNRGNMTRPELSTILDYRRHVDERIAELLASDHREIIRIRELVELGCHHEQQHQELLLTDIKYILGTNPFFPAYTDEPVTTETQAAYQGEYLKVETGLHTIGHEGSGFCWDNELSVHQVYLEDFRLATSLVANGDYLRFMRDGGYERFELWQMEGIEWARSLEVKAPLYWVQDESGKWLHYQLGGGLQPVDPSLPVTHVSWYEADAYARWAGARLPTEFEWEAACKVAGGGVRNDQNWSDRTNFQPLASGDLLGDTWEWTNSAYLPYPRYPRPEGALGEYNGKFMVNQMVLRGGSCATPQSHARVSYRNFFQTDKRWQFTGIRLAWDGLS, encoded by the coding sequence ATGACCAAAAGCATCGACAGTAACACGAGTCTTGCCGATCATTTTCTGGTCGTCCGCCAACAAAGCGTCGCGTTGTGTGCCCCCCTCCGGCCGGAGGATTACGTCGTCCAACCCTACCCCGACGTAAGCCCACCGAAGTGGCACCTCGGGCACGTCACCTGGTTTTTCGAAAACTTTATCCTCGCGGAGTACGTCGACGGCTACACTCCGTACGACACCGCATTAAACTGGTTCTTCAATAGTTACTACGAGAGCCAGGGGCCACGCATCACCCGCTCCAACCGGGGGAACATGACCCGGCCCGAACTTAGTACCATCCTGGACTACCGGCGGCACGTGGATGAGCGTATTGCCGAATTGCTCGCTTCCGACCACCGGGAGATTATCCGTATCCGCGAACTCGTCGAATTGGGCTGCCACCACGAACAGCAGCACCAGGAGCTTTTGCTGACGGACATCAAATACATCCTGGGGACAAACCCCTTCTTCCCCGCCTACACGGACGAACCCGTAACTACCGAAACCCAAGCTGCCTACCAAGGGGAATACCTCAAGGTGGAGACTGGTCTTCACACCATCGGCCATGAAGGCAGCGGCTTTTGTTGGGATAATGAATTGAGCGTCCACCAGGTCTACCTGGAAGACTTCCGCTTGGCTACTTCCCTCGTCGCGAACGGGGACTACCTCCGCTTCATGCGCGACGGCGGCTACGAACGTTTCGAACTCTGGCAGATGGAGGGCATCGAATGGGCCCGTTCGTTAGAAGTCAAGGCGCCGCTCTATTGGGTCCAGGATGAGTCCGGCAAATGGCTGCACTACCAACTTGGGGGTGGCCTGCAACCGGTTGACCCTTCCCTCCCCGTCACCCACGTGAGTTGGTACGAAGCGGATGCCTACGCCCGCTGGGCCGGCGCCCGCCTGCCGACAGAATTCGAGTGGGAGGCCGCCTGCAAAGTGGCCGGTGGCGGAGTCCGCAACGATCAAAACTGGTCCGACCGAACCAACTTCCAACCGCTCGCATCGGGTGACCTCTTGGGAGATACCTGGGAGTGGACCAATTCCGCCTACTTGCCTTACCCCCGTTACCCGCGGCCGGAAGGGGCACTGGGCGAGTATAACGGCAAGTTCATGGTTAACCAGATGGTCCTGCGTGGGGGGAGTTGTGCCACACCGCAGAGCCACGCCCGGGTGAGTTACCGCAACTTCTTTCAGACGGATAAGCGGTGGCAGTTCACCGGCATCCGGCTGGCTTGGGATGGCCTTTCGTAA
- a CDS encoding DUF427 domain-containing protein, which translates to MMQAKWNGRVLAESDETVVVEGNHYFPETAVNKDYLRHSDTTSFCGWKGDCSYYDVVVGDDVNADAAWVYREPYPKAQKIAGYIAFWKGVAVSEVATA; encoded by the coding sequence ATGATGCAAGCTAAGTGGAACGGCCGGGTGCTCGCCGAGAGCGACGAAACGGTCGTCGTAGAGGGCAACCACTACTTTCCGGAAACGGCCGTGAATAAGGATTACCTCCGCCACTCCGATACCACCAGTTTTTGCGGGTGGAAGGGAGACTGCAGCTATTACGACGTGGTGGTGGGTGATGACGTCAACGCCGACGCCGCCTGGGTTTACCGGGAACCTTACCCCAAAGCTCAGAAGATTGCCGGGTACATCGCTTTCTGGAAGGGAGTGGCCGTCTCCGAAGTGGCCACCGCATGA
- the rplS gene encoding 50S ribosomal protein L19: protein MDAISFVQEQLAKKTEFADFRAGDTVIVDYRITEGEKSRIQQFRGDVIQIKGEGATKTFTVRKISNGIGVERIFPMNSPAIDTVKIVKHGKVRRSRLFYLRDRVGKKARIKERRIN, encoded by the coding sequence ATGGATGCTATTTCATTTGTACAAGAACAGTTGGCCAAGAAAACGGAATTTGCCGATTTTCGTGCCGGCGACACCGTCATCGTTGACTACCGGATTACGGAGGGCGAAAAGTCCCGTATCCAGCAGTTCCGCGGCGATGTGATCCAGATCAAAGGCGAAGGCGCTACGAAGACCTTCACCGTTCGCAAGATCTCCAACGGCATTGGCGTTGAGCGTATCTTCCCCATGAACTCTCCCGCGATTGACACCGTCAAGATCGTCAAGCACGGTAAGGTGCGTCGCAGCCGTCTTTTCTACCTGCGTGACCGCGTCGGTAAGAAGGCCCGTATCAAAGAGCGTCGCATTAACTAA
- a CDS encoding lactate utilization protein B encodes MQNHASRTAAFLKDDARTDWHNQSIWHVRSKRDNLVHDIPEWESIRQLGSDIKDNVLSNLDTYLEQFSAAAEANGVIVHWAADAKEHNEIVHGILAKHDVDRIVKSKSMLTEECHLNQYLEAKGIEVVDTDLGERIIQLKNEPPSHIVMPAIHLKKEEIGELFHEHLGTDKGASDPQYLTEAARGHLREKFLAAKAAITGVNFGVAETGGVVVCTNEGNADMGVHLAPVQIHCMGIEKLIPRAEHLGVFTRLLGRSATGQPITIYTSHHHRPKPGGEMHIVIVDNGRTEQLGREDFRNSLKCIRCGACMNTCPIYRRSGGHSYDHTIPGPIGSILSPGKDLKKHKDLPFASTLCGSCSDVCPVKIDIHEQLYKWRQIVSEEGHLEKVKSIPLAGAGAVLSKGGLYNFMGKAARTALKIAPRALVYNQFNAWGQSRELPEVPKQSFKEWYAENRK; translated from the coding sequence ATGCAAAACCACGCCTCCCGCACCGCTGCCTTCCTGAAGGACGATGCCCGCACCGACTGGCACAACCAATCCATTTGGCACGTGCGCTCCAAAAGAGATAACCTGGTCCACGACATCCCGGAGTGGGAAAGTATTCGCCAGTTGGGGTCGGACATCAAGGACAACGTCCTGAGTAACCTCGACACCTACCTCGAGCAATTCTCGGCCGCGGCGGAGGCCAACGGAGTAATCGTCCACTGGGCGGCGGACGCTAAGGAGCACAACGAGATCGTCCACGGCATCCTGGCGAAGCACGACGTGGACCGCATCGTCAAATCCAAATCCATGCTCACCGAGGAGTGCCACCTGAACCAGTACCTGGAAGCGAAGGGCATCGAAGTGGTGGATACCGACCTCGGCGAACGCATCATCCAGCTCAAGAACGAGCCGCCCAGCCACATCGTCATGCCCGCCATCCACCTGAAGAAGGAGGAGATCGGCGAGCTCTTCCACGAGCATCTGGGTACGGACAAAGGCGCCAGCGATCCTCAGTACCTCACCGAAGCCGCGCGGGGCCACCTCCGCGAAAAATTCCTCGCCGCCAAGGCCGCCATCACCGGCGTCAACTTCGGGGTGGCCGAGACGGGGGGCGTCGTCGTCTGCACCAACGAGGGCAACGCCGACATGGGTGTACACCTTGCGCCGGTACAGATTCACTGCATGGGTATAGAGAAGCTCATCCCGCGGGCGGAGCACCTCGGCGTATTTACCCGTCTGCTGGGGCGGAGCGCTACGGGCCAACCCATAACCATATATACGTCTCACCACCACCGCCCCAAACCGGGCGGGGAAATGCACATCGTTATCGTTGACAATGGCCGGACCGAACAGCTCGGCCGGGAGGATTTCCGCAACAGCCTCAAGTGCATCCGTTGCGGAGCCTGCATGAACACCTGCCCGATCTACCGCCGGAGCGGGGGGCATTCCTATGACCACACGATTCCCGGCCCAATCGGCTCCATCCTCAGCCCGGGGAAGGACCTGAAGAAGCATAAGGACCTGCCCTTCGCCAGCACCCTCTGTGGTTCCTGTTCGGACGTATGCCCGGTCAAGATTGACATCCACGAGCAACTCTACAAATGGCGGCAGATCGTGAGCGAGGAAGGCCACCTCGAGAAGGTGAAGAGCATCCCCCTAGCGGGCGCCGGCGCCGTGCTGTCCAAGGGCGGGTTGTACAACTTCATGGGTAAGGCTGCCCGCACGGCCCTCAAGATTGCTCCCCGCGCGCTGGTCTACAATCAGTTCAACGCCTGGGGGCAGAGCCGGGAGCTACCGGAAGTCCCCAAGCAATCCTTTAAGGAGTGGTACGCGGAAAATCGGAAATGA
- a CDS encoding LUD domain-containing protein — MSKQSILAAVRANKPADRPLPELPTYTPDPENDLAVFTASLGSSKGKVIPASTLDDYLREQFPDAKVIASTVPEVTGNVDLDAIKEPLELALVDVAIIGAQFAVAENGAMWVSERESIIRVLPFITQHLILIVEGDIVPTMHEAYRKIKIDDTGFGVFIAGPSKTADIEQSLVIGAHGPRSLAVVIK, encoded by the coding sequence ATGTCCAAGCAATCCATTTTAGCCGCCGTCCGCGCCAACAAGCCCGCCGATCGCCCGCTGCCCGAGCTCCCGACCTATACGCCCGACCCCGAAAACGATCTTGCCGTTTTCACCGCTTCCCTCGGTAGCAGCAAGGGCAAAGTGATTCCCGCCAGCACCCTGGATGACTATTTGCGGGAGCAATTTCCGGACGCAAAAGTGATCGCCTCCACGGTGCCCGAGGTGACTGGCAACGTAGATTTGGACGCCATCAAAGAACCCCTCGAACTGGCCCTGGTCGACGTAGCCATCATCGGCGCCCAGTTTGCCGTAGCCGAAAACGGCGCGATGTGGGTCAGTGAGCGAGAATCCATTATCCGCGTCCTCCCCTTCATCACCCAGCACCTGATTTTGATCGTTGAGGGCGACATCGTCCCCACCATGCACGAAGCTTACCGCAAAATCAAGATTGACGACACGGGTTTCGGCGTCTTCATCGCCGGTCCCAGCAAGACGGCAGACATCGAGCAAAGCCTCGTAATTGGTGCCCATGGCCCGCGTAGTTTGGCGGTGGTGATTAAGTGA
- the lon gene encoding endopeptidase La: MSSNKTKINIRVEKPGFDEDQDMFPFIGTDDGDELLDSSDLPSTLPFIALRNSVFFPTIVTPINIGREQSTKAIQKANTTAKYVAIFAQRDASTDDPDEDDLYEIGTIARIVKMMRMPDDSLTAVLRGRQRVRRKSLSKKGGYLNGKVELLKYDLPEDALTFRATIDSVRDAARKAIELSPNIPSEAQMMLDNIDSSSHLLNFIASNLNNEVISKQNLLRENSLAKKATMVLELITKELQVLEIRDQIDTKARGDIEEQQRQYYLNQQMKAIQDELGDNPNKAEIERLEKRALETELPEDVTKVFAREIARLRRMNPQVAEYSVQLSYLETLLDLPWNVYTEDNFDLPSVAKKLDDDHYGLEKVKDRILAHLAVLKLKGDMKAPILLLLGPPGVGKTSLGKSVAEALGRKYVRMSLGGLHDESEIRGHRKTYIGAMPGRIVQNLKKVGSNNPVFILDEIDKVGQSHRGDPSSALLEVLDPEQNSTFHDNYLDVDVDLSKVMFIATANNFGAIQPALRDRMEIIRLDGYSEEEKLEIAKSHLVPRQRKEHGLKTKQIKIGAPTLRAAIGGYTRESGVRSLNRQIAGMMRYAAKQIAMEEAKSVTIKPDMLETVLGPATFEREPYRAGKLPGVAVGLAWSQVGGSILYIEASLSPGKGGLQQTGNLGTVMKESAITARSYLKAHADKLGIKREAIKEQDLHVHVPEGATPKDGPSAGITMLTAMASAYSGKPVKPYLAMSGEITLRGRVLPVGGIKEKLLAARRAGMKHILLSKLNEKNVREIEARYLKGLTITYVETMREVLDFAL; this comes from the coding sequence ATGAGCAGCAACAAGACCAAGATCAACATACGAGTGGAAAAACCAGGTTTCGATGAAGACCAGGACATGTTTCCCTTTATCGGCACGGACGATGGCGACGAACTGCTGGATAGTTCCGACCTGCCATCAACGCTGCCCTTTATTGCCCTGCGGAATTCGGTGTTCTTCCCTACGATTGTCACCCCCATCAACATTGGCCGGGAGCAGAGCACGAAGGCCATTCAGAAAGCGAACACTACGGCGAAGTACGTAGCCATTTTCGCCCAGCGGGATGCGTCCACCGACGATCCGGATGAGGATGACCTGTACGAGATCGGTACTATTGCCAGGATCGTAAAAATGATGCGGATGCCGGATGACAGCCTGACGGCCGTACTCCGGGGCCGCCAGCGTGTCCGCCGCAAATCCCTGAGCAAAAAAGGGGGGTATCTGAACGGAAAGGTTGAACTATTAAAGTACGACCTGCCGGAAGATGCACTGACCTTCCGTGCCACCATCGACAGTGTCCGGGATGCAGCCCGCAAGGCCATTGAACTGAGCCCAAACATCCCCTCCGAGGCTCAGATGATGCTGGACAATATTGACTCTAGCAGCCACTTATTGAACTTCATCGCCAGCAACCTTAATAACGAGGTCATCAGCAAGCAAAACCTGTTGCGGGAGAACTCACTGGCGAAAAAAGCCACCATGGTTTTGGAGTTGATCACTAAGGAGCTCCAGGTCCTCGAAATTCGGGACCAGATCGATACCAAGGCCCGCGGCGACATTGAGGAGCAGCAGCGGCAGTACTACCTCAACCAGCAAATGAAGGCCATCCAGGACGAGTTAGGCGACAACCCCAACAAGGCTGAGATCGAACGTCTCGAGAAACGAGCACTGGAAACGGAATTACCGGAGGACGTCACTAAAGTATTCGCCCGGGAAATTGCCCGTTTGCGCCGGATGAATCCGCAGGTAGCGGAATACAGCGTACAACTTTCCTACCTCGAAACCTTACTGGACCTTCCCTGGAACGTCTACACTGAGGACAACTTCGATTTACCCTCCGTGGCCAAGAAACTGGACGATGACCATTACGGTCTTGAAAAGGTAAAGGACCGGATCCTGGCCCACCTGGCCGTCCTGAAACTGAAGGGCGACATGAAGGCGCCGATTCTACTTCTACTCGGCCCTCCCGGTGTGGGTAAGACCAGTCTTGGGAAGAGCGTTGCCGAAGCCCTGGGCCGCAAGTACGTACGGATGAGCCTCGGTGGTCTCCACGATGAAAGTGAGATCCGTGGCCACCGCAAGACTTACATCGGCGCGATGCCGGGCCGGATCGTCCAGAACCTGAAAAAGGTCGGCTCCAATAACCCGGTCTTCATCCTGGACGAGATCGACAAGGTGGGGCAGAGCCACCGGGGAGACCCCTCCTCCGCCCTCCTGGAAGTACTGGACCCGGAGCAGAACAGCACCTTCCACGATAATTACCTGGACGTGGACGTAGACCTGTCCAAGGTCATGTTCATCGCCACGGCGAACAACTTCGGGGCGATCCAACCCGCCCTGCGGGACCGGATGGAGATCATTCGCCTTGACGGTTACTCCGAAGAAGAGAAATTAGAGATTGCGAAGAGCCACCTCGTCCCCCGGCAGCGGAAGGAACACGGTTTGAAGACCAAGCAGATTAAGATCGGCGCCCCTACCCTACGCGCCGCCATTGGTGGGTACACGCGTGAGAGTGGCGTCCGCAGCCTCAACCGCCAGATTGCGGGTATGATGCGGTACGCGGCCAAGCAGATCGCGATGGAAGAAGCCAAATCCGTCACCATAAAGCCGGACATGCTGGAAACGGTACTCGGCCCGGCCACCTTCGAGCGGGAGCCTTACCGCGCGGGGAAACTCCCCGGCGTTGCGGTTGGGCTGGCCTGGTCTCAGGTGGGTGGTTCCATCCTCTACATTGAGGCTTCCCTCAGCCCCGGAAAGGGTGGCCTGCAGCAAACGGGCAACCTCGGTACGGTGATGAAGGAGAGTGCCATTACGGCGCGGTCCTACCTGAAGGCACACGCTGATAAACTGGGCATCAAACGGGAAGCCATCAAGGAGCAAGATCTGCACGTCCACGTCCCGGAAGGTGCGACCCCGAAGGATGGCCCAAGTGCCGGCATTACGATGCTGACGGCGATGGCCAGCGCCTACTCCGGCAAACCGGTGAAGCCGTACCTGGCAATGTCCGGCGAGATCACCCTGCGAGGTCGGGTCCTTCCGGTCGGCGGTATCAAGGAAAAGTTGCTGGCTGCCCGCCGGGCGGGGATGAAGCACATCCTACTGAGTAAGCTGAACGAAAAGAACGTCCGGGAGATCGAAGCCCGTTACCTGAAGGGCCTGACGATCACGTACGTGGAGACGATGCGCGAGGTGCTGGATTTCGCCCTTTAG
- a CDS encoding carboxypeptidase-like regulatory domain-containing protein has protein sequence MRIFLFSLLAFCLASSASAQEYVDQNGEELVQFSGMVLDGGNERLLPIPYTTVFIKNDGRGTYANLEGFFSIVTHKGDTVVFSALGYDDATYVVPDTLTEEKYSIVQLMTQNNIDLPAAVVFPWPSREHFKLEFLAMDVTPELQSIANDNLSADKLEQLRETIPRTGAENGSYYLRQQAKQTYYIGQQPPMNIFSPVAWKQFFDGWKRGDFKKKKN, from the coding sequence ATGCGGATATTTCTTTTCAGTTTGCTTGCCTTTTGCCTGGCATCCAGCGCCAGCGCCCAGGAATACGTGGACCAGAACGGGGAAGAACTGGTACAATTCTCCGGAATGGTGCTGGACGGAGGGAATGAGCGCCTGCTGCCGATTCCGTACACGACGGTCTTTATCAAAAACGATGGCCGCGGCACCTACGCGAACCTGGAAGGTTTTTTCAGTATCGTGACGCACAAAGGGGATACGGTGGTCTTCTCCGCCCTCGGCTACGATGACGCGACCTACGTGGTGCCCGACACCCTGACCGAAGAGAAGTACAGCATTGTCCAGCTGATGACGCAGAACAACATCGACTTGCCGGCGGCGGTCGTCTTCCCCTGGCCGAGCCGGGAGCACTTCAAACTGGAGTTTTTGGCCATGGACGTCACGCCCGAACTGCAGAGCATTGCTAACGACAACTTGAGCGCGGACAAATTGGAGCAACTGCGGGAAACCATTCCGCGGACGGGTGCGGAGAACGGAAGTTACTACCTCCGCCAACAGGCTAAGCAGACCTATTACATTGGCCAGCAACCGCCGATGAATATTTTCAGCCCCGTAGCCTGGAAACAGTTCTTCGACGGATGGAAGCGGGGAGACTTTAAAAAGAAAAAGAATTAG
- the gap gene encoding type I glyceraldehyde-3-phosphate dehydrogenase yields the protein MARIAINGFGRIGRITLRNLLEKGLDVVAVNDLTDNATLAHLFKYDSVQGNYPGEVKADDDYIYIDGKKIDALSQPDPSKLPWGDLNVDVVLECTGRFRDQDKAQLHIDAGCKKVLISAPAGKGDVATVVLGVNEEVLDADTKIYSNASCTTNCLAPLVKVLDDAFGVEHGLITTVHAYTADQNIQDGPHKDLRRARAAAVNIIPTSTGAAKAVGLVLPHLNGKLDGGAMRVPVPTGSLTDLSVVLKKEASVEEINAAYKAAAEGPMKGILDYVTDPYVSSDIVGSKFSSLYDEGQTKVIGKLVKVVSWYDNEAGYSARLADLCERIAAM from the coding sequence ATGGCAAGAATTGCTATTAACGGCTTTGGCCGTATCGGACGTATCACCCTTCGTAACCTACTCGAAAAAGGCCTCGACGTTGTTGCCGTCAACGACCTGACGGACAACGCTACCCTGGCTCACCTTTTCAAGTACGATAGCGTACAGGGCAACTACCCCGGCGAAGTAAAGGCGGATGACGATTACATCTACATCGACGGTAAAAAGATCGATGCCCTAAGCCAGCCCGACCCGAGCAAACTGCCCTGGGGCGACCTTAACGTTGACGTGGTACTCGAATGTACCGGCCGTTTCCGCGACCAGGACAAGGCGCAACTGCACATCGATGCTGGTTGTAAGAAAGTACTCATCTCCGCGCCTGCGGGCAAGGGGGACGTTGCTACCGTAGTCCTCGGTGTAAACGAAGAGGTACTCGATGCCGACACCAAAATCTACTCCAACGCGAGTTGTACGACCAACTGTCTGGCTCCTCTCGTAAAGGTTCTCGACGACGCCTTTGGCGTTGAGCATGGCCTCATCACCACCGTACACGCCTACACGGCCGACCAGAACATACAGGACGGCCCGCACAAGGACCTCCGCCGTGCACGTGCTGCAGCGGTGAACATCATTCCTACCAGCACCGGTGCCGCTAAGGCGGTAGGTCTGGTACTCCCCCACCTCAACGGTAAGTTGGATGGTGGCGCCATGCGCGTCCCCGTTCCTACCGGCTCACTGACGGACCTGAGCGTCGTTCTCAAGAAAGAGGCCAGCGTAGAAGAAATCAACGCAGCCTACAAAGCAGCGGCGGAAGGCCCAATGAAGGGCATTCTTGACTACGTAACTGACCCTTACGTGTCTTCTGACATCGTAGGTAGCAAGTTTTCCAGCCTTTACGACGAAGGCCAGACCAAGGTGATTGGTAAGCTCGTCAAAGTAGTGAGCTGGTACGACAACGAAGCTGGCTACTCCGCCCGCCTCGCTGATCTGTGCGAGCGCATCGCTGCTATGTAA